In a genomic window of Myxococcales bacterium:
- a CDS encoding DUF4139 domain-containing protein → MTSPLPGRVLVMASGAALALAIGGQAVAGGRDRTTVINIKRAADPSFGGESYGGGGGAASGYVTQERQVEIGADGTLRFPGVAATLDAATVEFRSTTDPSGTRVVEQRLINDLVNPEALLLRQVGKPITITLASGELTGTLRALAPDALVIDTGDRAAHIVPRGPQILAIKLAAAAIDQEPTLEWRLTAARAGRHDVVVSYRADALGWQPDYSAVLADDGTLDLTAWATITNDTGADFADVDLTLTAGGGDGLFASLGLAPGRPSSTKPRAWKIPGKVALRSGQAVQVELAPKKTGIKPRKALVFEALAEGAGADNASPTSDCGAYVPLNPRTGEYLEIDVGVPLPSGRVRLLRRSGHELTVIGTDELRASATTGVVRVSVGGGDVGTISGERTQVQCQPDGSGRSMREDIEVTVTNDGASAADVVVREYMYRWHHWKILRESVKGTRADDRAQEYRLKVPAGASRSVTFTVQYEW, encoded by the coding sequence ATGACCTCTCCGCTCCCGGGTCGCGTGCTCGTGATGGCCAGCGGCGCCGCCCTCGCGCTGGCGATCGGCGGCCAGGCCGTCGCTGGCGGCCGCGATCGCACGACCGTGATCAACATCAAGCGCGCCGCCGATCCCAGCTTCGGCGGTGAGTCCTACGGCGGCGGCGGCGGCGCGGCCAGCGGCTACGTGACCCAGGAGCGCCAGGTCGAGATCGGCGCCGACGGCACGCTGCGGTTCCCGGGCGTGGCCGCGACGCTCGACGCCGCCACGGTCGAGTTCCGGAGCACGACCGATCCGAGCGGCACCCGCGTCGTCGAGCAGCGCCTGATCAACGACCTGGTCAACCCCGAGGCGCTGCTGCTGCGGCAGGTCGGCAAGCCGATCACGATCACGCTGGCGTCGGGCGAGCTGACCGGCACGCTGCGGGCGCTGGCGCCCGACGCGCTCGTGATCGACACCGGCGATCGCGCCGCCCACATCGTCCCGCGCGGGCCCCAGATCCTGGCGATCAAGCTGGCGGCCGCGGCGATCGATCAGGAGCCGACGCTCGAGTGGCGCCTCACCGCGGCCCGGGCCGGGCGCCACGACGTGGTCGTGAGCTACCGCGCCGACGCGCTCGGGTGGCAGCCCGACTACTCCGCGGTGCTGGCCGACGACGGCACGCTCGATCTGACCGCGTGGGCGACGATCACCAACGACACCGGCGCCGACTTCGCCGACGTCGACCTCACGCTGACCGCCGGCGGCGGCGACGGCCTGTTCGCGTCGCTGGGCCTGGCCCCGGGCCGCCCCAGCTCGACCAAGCCCCGCGCGTGGAAGATCCCCGGCAAGGTCGCGCTGCGCTCGGGCCAGGCGGTCCAGGTCGAGCTGGCGCCGAAGAAGACCGGCATCAAGCCCCGGAAGGCGCTGGTGTTCGAGGCGCTGGCCGAGGGCGCCGGCGCCGACAACGCCAGCCCGACCTCCGACTGCGGCGCCTACGTCCCGCTCAACCCGCGCACCGGCGAGTACCTCGAGATCGACGTCGGCGTGCCGCTGCCGAGCGGCCGGGTCCGGCTCTTGCGCCGCAGCGGCCACGAGCTGACCGTGATCGGCACCGACGAGCTGCGCGCCAGCGCGACCACCGGGGTCGTGCGCGTCAGCGTCGGCGGCGGCGACGTCGGCACGATCTCGGGCGAGCGCACCCAGGTCCAGTGCCAGCCCGACGGCAGCGGCCGGTCGATGCGCGAGGACATCGAGGTGACCGTGACCAACGACGGCGCCAGCGCCGCCGACGTGGTCGTGCGCGAGTACATGTACCGCTGGCACCACTGGAAGATCCTGCGCGAGAGCGTGAAGGGCACGCGCGCCGACGACCGCGCCCAGGAGTACCGGCTCAAGGTGCCGGCCGGCGCGTCGAGGTCGGTCACCTTCACCGTGCAGTACGAGTGGTGA